One stretch of Oceanimonas doudoroffii DNA includes these proteins:
- the benB gene encoding benzoate 1,2-dioxygenase small subunit, which produces MSMSVEQIQAFVFREARLLDDRQWDEWLTCYHPEAVYWMPAWDDEDKLTEDPQTEISLIYYPNREGLEDRVYRIKTERSGASSLPEPRTTHLTSNLEILEQQGHTVKLRFNWQTHSHRYHKTETYFGTSFYTLDTSGEQPVITEKKVILNNDYINQVIDIYHL; this is translated from the coding sequence ATGAGCATGAGCGTTGAACAGATCCAGGCCTTTGTCTTTCGCGAAGCCCGCCTGCTGGACGATCGCCAGTGGGACGAGTGGCTGACCTGCTACCACCCCGAGGCGGTGTATTGGATGCCCGCCTGGGACGATGAGGACAAGCTGACCGAAGACCCCCAGACCGAGATCTCGCTGATCTACTACCCCAACCGGGAAGGCCTGGAAGATCGGGTGTACCGCATCAAGACCGAGCGCTCCGGCGCCAGCTCACTGCCCGAGCCGCGCACCACGCACCTGACCAGCAACCTGGAAATCCTGGAGCAGCAGGGCCACACCGTGAAGCTGCGCTTTAACTGGCAGACTCACAGCCACCGCTACCACAAGACGGAGACCTATTTCGGCACCTCCTTCTACACCCTGGACACCAGCGGCGAGCAGCCGGTGATCACCGAGAAAAAGGTGATTCTGAACAACGACTACATCAATCAGGTGATTGATATCTATCACCTTTAA
- a CDS encoding Rieske 2Fe-2S domain-containing protein, translating into MTRQLDRLEQKIRGAVEADPQTGHYRCDRGIFTDQALFDLEMKHIFEGNWVYLAHESQVENPGDYYTTTVGRQPVVITRTKDGELRALLNTCSHRGATLCRKKRGNKASFTCPFHGWTFKNDGKLLKARDQKKGGYPEGFSTDGSHDLKQLPKFESYRGFLFGSLSADVQPLQDYLGETTKIIDNMVDQAEDGLEILRGSSTYTYEGNWKLTAENGADGYHVGTVHWNYLSTMGQRNYDKGGTEAVDAKSWSNEGGFYSFENGHMMLWTRLTNPQVRPVFNHLERLQGELGEARADAIVNTTKNLCLYPNVYLMDQFSTQIRVLRPISVNKTEITIYCWAPKNEPAADRAKRLRQYEDFFNVSGMGTPDDLEEFRACQNGYEASGLKWNDMSRGAAHWIEGPDAGAERIGLQPILSGARPEDEGLYVTHHQHWVKEMLQAVDTERAQLISIQEQETCA; encoded by the coding sequence ATGACTCGCCAACTCGACCGACTCGAACAAAAAATCCGTGGCGCGGTGGAAGCCGATCCGCAAACCGGCCACTACCGCTGCGACCGTGGCATCTTCACCGACCAGGCGCTGTTTGACCTGGAAATGAAGCACATCTTTGAAGGCAACTGGGTCTACCTGGCCCACGAAAGCCAGGTGGAAAATCCCGGTGATTACTACACCACCACGGTGGGTCGCCAGCCGGTGGTGATCACCCGCACCAAGGACGGCGAACTGCGCGCGCTGCTGAACACCTGCTCCCACCGGGGCGCCACCCTGTGCCGCAAGAAGCGTGGCAACAAGGCCTCGTTCACCTGCCCCTTTCACGGCTGGACCTTCAAGAACGACGGCAAACTGCTCAAGGCCCGGGATCAGAAGAAAGGTGGCTACCCCGAGGGTTTCAGCACCGACGGCTCCCACGATCTGAAACAACTGCCGAAATTCGAATCCTATCGCGGCTTTCTGTTTGGCAGCCTGAGCGCCGACGTGCAGCCGCTGCAGGACTACCTGGGTGAAACCACCAAGATCATCGACAACATGGTCGATCAGGCGGAAGACGGTCTCGAAATCCTGCGCGGCAGTTCCACCTATACCTATGAAGGCAACTGGAAGCTGACCGCCGAAAACGGCGCCGACGGCTACCACGTGGGCACGGTGCACTGGAACTACCTGTCCACCATGGGCCAGCGCAACTACGACAAGGGCGGCACCGAGGCGGTGGACGCCAAGAGCTGGTCCAACGAAGGCGGCTTCTACTCCTTTGAAAACGGCCACATGATGCTGTGGACCCGGCTTACCAATCCTCAGGTACGTCCGGTGTTCAACCACCTGGAACGGCTGCAGGGCGAGCTGGGCGAAGCCCGGGCCGACGCCATCGTCAACACCACCAAGAACCTGTGCCTGTACCCCAACGTGTATCTGATGGATCAGTTCTCTACCCAGATTCGAGTGCTGCGCCCGATTTCCGTTAACAAGACCGAAATCACCATCTACTGCTGGGCACCGAAGAACGAGCCGGCGGCGGATCGCGCCAAACGCCTGCGCCAGTATGAAGACTTCTTCAACGTCAGCGGCATGGGCACCCCGGACGATCTGGAAGAATTCCGCGCCTGCCAGAACGGCTACGAGGCCAGCGGCCTGAAGTGGAACGACATGAGCCGGGGCGCCGCCCACTGGATTGAGGGCCCGGATGCGGGTGCCGAGCGCATTGGCCTTCAGCCCATTCTGAGCGGCGCCAGGCCGGAAGACGAGGGCCTGTATGTCACCCACCACCAGCACTGGGTAAAAGAAATGCTGCAGGCGGTCGACACCGAGCGCGCCCAGCTGATTTCCATTCAGGAACAGGAGACTTGCGCATGA